In Archocentrus centrarchus isolate MPI-CPG fArcCen1 chromosome 1, fArcCen1, whole genome shotgun sequence, the following proteins share a genomic window:
- the cxxc4 gene encoding CXXC-type zinc finger protein 4: MSNINNALCIENGQNADVSLLQKDNLQDGGLSQLLDYNAEMERYRSFANFYKTNGAFPQTAKIARITTPIFPSARIGMSPWNCDNAMLWGRKSAAINPNRTSMHRNDSQRPGKPGVPPETLQMANNNFLSTLSPEHCRPLAGECMNKLKCGAAEAEIMNLPERVGTFSAIPALGGISLPPGVIVMTALHSPAASAAVTDSAFQIANLADCPQNNSSASSGNPAKKKRKRCGVCAPCRRLINCGVCSSCRNRKTGHQICKFRKCEELKKKPGSSLERTPVNNGEAFRWFF; the protein is encoded by the coding sequence ATGTCTAACATAAACAATGCGCTTTGCATTGAAAATGGACAGAATGCAGATGTGTCTCTCCTACAAAAGGATAATCTTCAGGATGGTGGATTAAGCCAGCTTTTGGATTATAACGCAGAAATGGAAAGGTACAGGTCTTTTGCAAACTTTTATAAAACCAATGGGGCATTTCCACAGACTGCTAAGATTGCCCGTATCACGACGCCCATTTTTCCCAGTGCTAGAATTGGTATGTCCCCTTGGAACTGTGATAACGCCATGCTCTGGGGAAGGAAATCAGCGGCAATAAACCCTAATAGGACCAGCATGCATAGAAATGACTCCCAGAGGCCGGGGAAGCCTGGCGTGCCGCCAGAGACGCTGCAAATGGCAAATAATAATTTCCTCTCTACCTTATCCCCCGAACACTGCAGACCTTTAGCAGGAGAATGCATGAACAAGCTGAAATGCGGCGCTGCTGAAGCAGAGATAATGAATCTCCCAGAACGCGTTGGAACTTTTTCCGCTATTCCGGCTTTAGGGGGCATCTCATTACCTCCCGGGGTCATCGTCATGACAGCCCTTCACTCCCCCGCAGCCTCAGCAGCCGTTACAGACAGTGCGTTTCAAATTGCCAATCTGGCAGACTGCCCACAGAATAATTCCTCAGCATCCAGTGGAAACCcagcaaagaagaaaaggaaaaggtgTGGGGTCTGTGCACCCTGCAGGCGGCTAATCAACTGTGGTGTCTGCAGCAGTTGTCGGAACCGCAAAACGGGCCACCAGATCTGCAAATTTAGGAAATGTGAGGAGCTGAAAAAGAAGCCAGGCTCATCGCTGGAG